The following are from one region of the Ptychodera flava strain L36383 chromosome 15, AS_Pfla_20210202, whole genome shotgun sequence genome:
- the LOC139151796 gene encoding uncharacterized protein: MSTNDESCGCDRSECLEEPPIAFGAGSLSDEEFQESRDDEPHAPYCDHAHGAECEDYKTGKCMEPRRCGAAHPHRVYPSDSRWKTEQIQGLRFECRPFNMDHGQSYHRLVCDWLFRVVRNNASEDSLPKLPEYPYVVESGGDEHNMPAFRTFQNHLAENLKEDDFLNLLSKFVTEHDLEMDDVKMLTKAANTSEFIEGAEKTYMHRRMLLTWIAVCGRCTRGAFHETCVDDLMAAVINSAAYEAGCLVMVKIRESTARTLLVCGQPVEVQTNIEVCNAEDNALVQVITSTESRDISMPVDVGKFLPQLVCKALAIAKGSPFGNRYYKTAYQVVIHSVCSPDCEEIQLYVFLVRCHIPHKTLGDISFCPIANPMQRSFLIHEKVPCGNIFNEAVILNVYRAIKAVLLISRGYEPRDLKLQD, translated from the exons ATGTCGACCAATGACGAATCCTGTGGCTGTGATCGCTCTGAGTGTCTGGAGGAACCTCCCATCGCATTCGGAGCTGGGTCTCTGAGTGACGAAGAATTTCAAGAAAGCCGAGACGATGAACCACACGCGCCATATTGTGATCATGCCCATGGTGCGGAATGTGAAGATTATAAGACGGGAAAGTGCATGGAACCGAGGAGGTGTGGTGCCGCACATCCCCACAGAGTATATCCATCAGATTCCAGGTGGAAAACAGAACAAATTCAAGGCTTGCGTTTCGAATGTCGCCCTTTTAACATGGACCATGGCCAGTCTTACCACCGCCTCGTCTGCGATTGGTTATTCCGAGTCGTCAGGAACAACGCCAGTGAAGATAGCCTCCCAAAGCTTCCAGAGTATCCTTATGTCGTGGAGTCAGGTGGCGATGAACACAATATGCCTGCATTTCGGACCTTCCAAAATCACC TTGCGGAGAATTTGAAAGAAGATGATTTTCTTAACCTGCTGAGTAAATTTGTCACTGAACATGACCTTGAAATggatgatgtaaaaatgcttaccaAGGCTGCAAACACTTCT GAGTTCATAGAAGGAGCAGAAAAGACTTACATGCACAGACGCATGTTACTCACATGGATTGCAGTGTGCGGCAGGTGTACACGTGGTGCATTTCATGAGACGTGCGTAGATGATCTGATGGCTGCAGTGATAAACTCGGCAGCGTATGAAGCAGGATGTCTGGTGATGGTAAA GATTCGAGAGTCCACCGCCAGAACGCTACTTGTTTGTGGTCAACCAGTAGAAGTGCAGACTAACATTGAAGTTTGTAACGCTGAAGACAATGCCTTGGTTCAAGTCATCACCTCAACAGAA AGTAGAGATATTTCAATGCCAGTGGATGTTGGTAAATTTCTACCACAGCTGGTGTGCAAAGCTTTGGCCATAGCTAAAGGAAGTCCATTTGGTAATCGCTATTACAAGACTGCCTACcaagttgtcattcattctGTGTGTTCTCCGGATTGTGAGGAGATACAGTTGTATGTTTTCCTTGTCCGATGTCATATCCCACATAAGACACTAGGGGACATCTCATTTTGCCCGATTGCAAATCCCATGCAAAGATCGTTCCTGATTCACGAAAAAGTTCCGTGTGGAAATATCTTCAATGAAGCTGTGATATTGAATGTGTACAGGGCAATAAAGGCAGTTCTATTGATCTCCAGAGGGTATGAACCACGTGACCTTAAACTTCAGGACTAA
- the LOC139151797 gene encoding complement C1q tumor necrosis factor-related protein 3-like: MTLSINILLLLLLLCVGYTYSQDRGECNACCQGTPGIPGSPGHNGLNGSPGAKGEQGEPGEPGLMGPQGFGAQGKAGPPGQKGEPAIPANQQSAFSVTRSTSLQAEENITIPFDTVLTNVGNNYDKDTSKFTCTIAGTYVFMFSLKKGIDDGPTYASLMLNDNIAVSGRDDDISHDMVGNSVVLQLQAGDEVWLRLWAGYSIYSNQNIYCSFSGFLLYAH, translated from the exons ATGACTTTGAGCATAaatatcttgttgttgttgttgttgttgtgtgttgGCTACACATATTCACAAGATCGAGGTGAATGTAACGCTTGCTGCCAAGGTACACCAGGAATTCCAG GTTCTCCAGGACATAATGGCTTGAATGGAAGTCCAGGAGCGAAGGGTGAACAAGGAGAGCCGGGAGAGCCTGGATTGATGGGTCCACAAGGATTTGGCGCACAAGGAAAAGCTGGTCCACCTGGCCAGAAAGGTGAACCAGCCATCCCAGCCAATCAACAGTCAGCATTCAGTGTTACCAGATCAACATCATTACAAGCTGAAGAAAACATTACCATTCCATTTGACACAGTTTTGACAAATGTTGGCAACAACTATGACAAGGACACCTCCAAGTTTACTTGCACCATAGCTGGAACTTATGTCtttatgttttctttgaaaaagggTATTGATGATGGTCCAACCTATGCTAGTCTAATGTTGAATGATAACATAGCGGTGTCAGGTCGGGATGATGATATATCCCATGATATGGTTGGTAATAGTGTTGTATTGCAGTTACAGGCTGGGGATGAAGTCTGGCTCAGATTATGGGCTGGATACTCCATATATAGCAATCAAAATATCTACTGCTCCTTTTCAGGTTTCTTATTGTATGCCCATTAA